The proteins below are encoded in one region of Xenopus laevis strain J_2021 chromosome 8L, Xenopus_laevis_v10.1, whole genome shotgun sequence:
- the LOC121397355 gene encoding high affinity immunoglobulin gamma Fc receptor I-like, protein MGYSWYQDGHWIPGDQQRYRIQRVTVSDNGDYQCQAGANKRSDQFKMDVRTGWLLLQAPPYVHEGDSLSLRCHSGSDNDGRNIAFYKDNKTIQLPVTGSALQVGIVNVKASGTYRCEKEIYSHYGYRMLTASEPVAVSELFSAPQLRVTSYSITEGDHMTITCDTKLSPHRETTELQFVFYRNGHNVQGFSLSNQYGVPSAQLEDSGNYTCEVQTSTGSVRKRSSEEHIHIQELFPYPLIKVSSDQVTEGDHMTITCDTKLSLHRETTELQFVFYRNGHNVQGFSLSNQYGVPSAQLEDSGNYTCEVQTPTGSVRKRSNMTHIQIQGEKKKHDALGQHEYLPLLNFTRLILSFFLFTWTVCLLFYHMKHRKTYSKGGKIQDIT, encoded by the exons ATGGGATATTCCTGGTACCAGGATGGACACTGGATACCTGGGGATCAGCAGAGATACAGAATCCAACGTGTTACTGTGTCAGACAATGGGGATTACCAATGCCAGGCTGGTGCCAATAAGAGAAGTGACCAGTTTAAAATGGATGTTAGAACAG GCTGGCTCCTCCTGCAGGCGCCCCCTTATGTCCATGAAGGAGACTCGCTGTCTCTCAGGTGTCACAGTGGCTCTGACAATGATGGGAGAAACATTGCTTTTTATAAGGACAATAAGACCATTCAGTTGCCAGTCACTGGTTCTGCCTTGCAGGTTGGCATAGTGAATGTTAAGGCATCTGGGACATACAGatgtgaaaaagaaatatattctcATTATGGGTATCGTATGCTCACAGCTTCAGAACCAGTTGCAGTCTCAG agtTGTTCTCTGCGCCACAATTACGAGTGACTTCATATTCAATAACAgaaggagatcacatgaccataacatgtgacacaaagctcagcccacacagagagactacagagttacagtttgttttctacagaaatgggcacaatgtgcagggattcagtttatccaaccaatatggagtcccctcagctcagctggaggattctgggaattatacctgtGAGGTACAAACTTCAACCGgcagtgtgaggaagaggagcagTGAGGAACATATCCACATACAGG aGCTCTTCCCTTACCCACTAATAAAAGTGAGCTCAGATCAGGTGACAgaaggagatcacatgaccataacatgtgacacaaagctcagcctacacagagagactacagagctacagtttgttttctacagaaatgggcacaatgtgcagggattcagtttatccaaccaatatggagtcccctcagctcagctggaggattctgggaattatacctgtGAGGTTCAAACTCCAACTGgcagtgtgaggaagaggagTAACATGACACATATTCAGATCCAGGGTGAGAAAAAGAAACATGATGCGCTTG GCCAACACGAGTACCTACCTCTGCTCAATTTCACAAGATTGATATTGTCTTTCTTCTTATTCACGTGGACAGTGTGCCTGCTCTTTTACCATATGAAGCATAGAAAGACATACAGTAAAGGAGGAAAGATACAGGACATCACTTAA